CTTAAGGATAAGCTGGGCGAACAGGCTCCGACTATTGAAATTTCAGTCAGTCCGCTGTATAACCAGCAGAAGCTGGTTGTAGAATATGCGGCCGGGGAGCATGATCTGTTTCTTTTGCCTGAAGAGGACATGAAGCTGTATGGACAGAATGGCTCGAATCTGCCGTTAGATGATGCTTTTGACAAGAAGACGTACGCTCGGGGCGTGTTCGAGGGCGGCGTATTTAAGAAGAAGGGGCAAGAGGAAGAAGGTACAGATGTAAGCAAGGAAACTCATTTGTTCGGAATTCCGGTGGAGCAGATGAAGATGTTTAAGGAGCTAAAATATAACTCCAAAACATTATTTGCTACCGTGCCGCCTCGTACAAGCAATAAGGAAGAAGCCATCAAGGTGCTGAAAGCACTTACGGAATGATAAAGGAGATAGAATGAAATGGGGATTTATACCAGAACAGGTGATGAAGGACAAACTTCTGTGATCGGCGGTCGAGTGTCCAAAGATGATGACCGTGTGGAGGCATACGGTACAATTGACGAGCTGAACAGCTTTGTAGGACAAGCGATCAGTTTTGCCGAAGGGGAAGAGTTTGCGGATATTCGGACTCAATTGGAAGAAATACAGCAGGAGCTGTTTGATTGTGGTTCGGATTTGGCGTTTGTTAAAATTAGTGAAAGCAAATATAAGGTGAAAGACGAGCTGGCAGAGCGACTGGAAGGCTGGATTGATGCATGTCAGGAGGAAAATCCGAAGGTGGAGCGTTTTATTATACCGGGTGGTAGCACATTATCCTCAACGCTTCATGTTTGCCGTACAGTTTGCCGACGCGCGGAACGCCGTGCTGTTACACTAGGTAAACATACAGACATCAATCCGGCGGTACGTCGGTATTTGAACCGTCTTTCTGATTATTTCTTTGCCGTTGCTCGTACAGCGAATGTCCGTCAGGGTGTGCCCGATGTCGAATATGTGCGCAGCAAAAAAGTGTTCCGCAAATAAGGAGGCAACCGGGAATTTGTGATGAGCTTGTATTATGAACCTATCGTATATACGATCCCTCCTGAGGAGGAGGGCATGCTGCTGAAGACTATTTTACAAAAACGTATGAACATTTCTCGAAAGTTAATATCCAAACTCAAGCTGACCGAGCAAGGTATTATGCTGAACGGGACCCGTGTGTACATCAGCGTAAAGGTGAAGTCCGGGGATCGAGTAGAAATTCGTATGGAGCGCGAGCGTTCTGATGATATTTTACCTGAACCCATTCCTTTTGAGATATTGTTTGAGGATGAACATCTATTAGTGGTGAACAAGGCGGCGGGCATGATTGTCCATCCGACTCACGGACATTACACAGGAACACTGGCTAATGGGGTTGTGCATTATTGGCAGGCCAAGGGAGAGCTGTTCCGGTTTCGTCCTGTTCATCGTCTTGATCAGGAGACGACGGGTGTGCTGGTAGTAGCTAAAAATCCGTATGTACACCAGCATATTTCTGAGCAGATGATTGCGGGAACGGTGGATAAGCGCTATACGGCTCTGGTGCATGGGCACCCTGAGCTGCAGGAAGGTAAGGTAGACGGACCGATTGACCGCAACCCGGATGATCCGCATTTACGTATGGTGACCCCGGATGGTTACCCTGCCCTTACGCTGTATAAGCTGGAGGAAGTGTGGAACGGGGGAAGCCGCATCGGACTAAAGTTGGAATCCGGGCGTACGCACCAAATTCGAGTGCATATGACATATATCGGTTGTCCGTTGATCGGAGATAAAATGTACCGGATTACACCTGATGATGCTGCGCAATGTGAACGATATGACCAGCTTGATGCCAGAATGCCTCGACAAGCCTTGCATGCCTCAGAGCTGTCCTTGGAGCATCCTGTAACCGGGGAGCGGCTGACGTTCTATGCTCCGCTGCCTGACGATATGGCTGAAATGCAGGAGCTTTTAAGAGAAAACCAAATGGAGGTTAATCTAGCGATGAGCCAACTGAAAGTATATCAGTATTCTAAATGCAGTACCTGTCGTAATGCAGTGAAATGGCTGCAAAACAAGGGACATGAGACGAAACTGATTCCTATTTTTGAACAGCCGCCCGGCCCGGAGGAATTGGAAGACTTAATTCGCAAAAGTGGGCTGGAGCTGAAAAAGTTTTTTAATACAAGCGGTGAGGTGTACAAAGAGTTAAAGCTGAAAGATAAGCTGGGAGACATGAGCCCTGAAGAACAAATTTCGCTTTTATCCTCAAATGGAAGATTAATCAAACGCCCGATTGTAACCGACGGTAACAAAGTAACGGTAGGATTCAAAGAGGAAACATTTGAGGGCACATGGGGAGCTCAATAACGCCCAATTTACCCCCACGATATGTTATACTGTGGGGGTTAAATATTATGATGAATGGGAGCAATACAATCTGTGACACAACGCAATGAACAATCCGTAATGCTGGTTGACGGCATGGCCCTGCTATTTCGCGCTTATTATGCAACCGCCGCAAACGGTTATATCCGTCGTACAAAAGCTGGGGTGCCAACGAACGCCATATATGGTTTTATTCGATATTTTTGGGATGCAGT
The Paenibacillus peoriae DNA segment above includes these coding regions:
- a CDS encoding cob(I)yrinic acid a,c-diamide adenosyltransferase; the protein is MGIYTRTGDEGQTSVIGGRVSKDDDRVEAYGTIDELNSFVGQAISFAEGEEFADIRTQLEEIQQELFDCGSDLAFVKISESKYKVKDELAERLEGWIDACQEENPKVERFIIPGGSTLSSTLHVCRTVCRRAERRAVTLGKHTDINPAVRRYLNRLSDYFFAVARTANVRQGVPDVEYVRSKKVFRK
- a CDS encoding arsenate reductase family protein codes for the protein MSQLKVYQYSKCSTCRNAVKWLQNKGHETKLIPIFEQPPGPEELEDLIRKSGLELKKFFNTSGEVYKELKLKDKLGDMSPEEQISLLSSNGRLIKRPIVTDGNKVTVGFKEETFEGTWGAQ